In Dioscorea cayenensis subsp. rotundata cultivar TDr96_F1 unplaced genomic scaffold, TDr96_F1_v2_PseudoChromosome.rev07_lg8_w22 25.fasta BLBR01000368.1, whole genome shotgun sequence, one DNA window encodes the following:
- the LOC120254148 gene encoding receptor-like protein 43: protein MTSHSQQCLDLLNLKKGFDLSDALTSLSHWLPGTDCCGWEGVSCDEASGLVVSLDLSERYMGGNIMPSLFNLTSLQTLNLAYNDFNQLSAVLLSDLEKMANLTHLNLSYSGIFGQVPMGISRLTKLISLDLSSDIYPFKLEKPDLGTLIRNLSNLKELYLDYVNVSSSRTEWCQAISHSAPGLEALSLIHCSLSGPIDSSFSKLRNLSILRLNSNNLLSQVPDFFANFSSLTELSLSSCRLKGLFPRSMFELLNLKTLDLSFNPMLAGFLPEFLLNSSLEALTISNTNFSGSLPNSLRNLKSLTSLYLDGCNFSGPIPLSIWNLSQLTDLDLSYNHFSGELPPMPASSKISTLLLSYNNFTGLISNTFDSAQQLVSLHLDGNSLTGSIPVSLFTLPILEELILSNNNLSGQLQEFTNASSTLQFVDLGGNNLQGKLPKSLVHLSALVSLYLSSNNFDDSVLELELFGHLPSLESLDLSGINLLISNQIADSSRLFPSLNGLNLKSCNLTAIPSFLKHKKNMNYLYLSNNRINGSIPKWIWGIGSFSWTMDLSFNSFTDIEMPFLMHSSNVYSLDLSSNRIGGTLPSWIWSSTLYYLNLSCNSLTGVERSFSIPPTNVVYIDLHSNLLQGPIPLPPPTSVIVDYSNNLFTSSIPFNISYYLNKTRFFSLSNNSLTGEVPSSICSATKLYLFDISHNNLSGLIPACLLESLVDLRVLNARENSFQGNIPQKVSSRCALQTINLHGNKLEGLVPSSWANCAELEVLDLGRNKLGDSFPYWSMNLPALKVLVLKENRFFGHLTGICEGNHFMMLQIFDISSNRYTGSFSSDCFKSMKAMMVHQGPTETIGYTNDSLVTSSYRDIVTVNLKGLEIELVKILTTFTSIDLSNNRFVGNIPQVLGDLKSLHALNMSLNAFTGEIPQALGDMIELEALDLSGNQLSGVIPSSLTSLYFLAFLNLSNNNLVGRIPQSNQFSTFLNSSFEGNPGLCGNPLSRDCINSTSVEPSSNSTNAPTEFDVDKIWFWMFTGLGYGVGFASVIIYQLFFPKWKMWYKRRFMNR, encoded by the coding sequence ATGACCTCCCATTCACAACAATGCCTGGACCTCCTTAACCTCAAGAAAGGTTTCGACTTATCTGATGCACTAACTTCACTCTCTCACTGGTTGCCTGGCACAGACTGCTGCGGGTGGGAAGGAGTCAGCTGCGACGAAGCATCCGGTCTTGTTGTCTCTCTCGACCTCAGTGAGAGGTATATGGGAGGCAACATCATGCCCTCCCTTTTCAACCTCACCTCCCTCCAAACACTCAATCTTGCCTACAATGATTTCAACCAGCTGAGTGCTGTCCTGCTTTCGGATTTGGAAAAAATGGCTAATCTCACACATCTCAACCTTTCTTATTCCGGAATATTTGGCCAAGTCCCCATGGGCATCTCTCGCCTCACAAAACTCATATCTTTGGACCTCTCCTCTGACATATATCCTTTTAAACTGGAGAAGCCTGATCTTGGTACTCTCATCAGAAACCTTTCTAATCTAAAAGAGCTCTATTTGGATTATGTCAATGTTTCTTCTAGCAGGACGGAGTGGTGCCAAGCCATCTCTCACTCCGCTCCTGGACTTGAAGCTCTCAGTTTGATTCATTGTTCACTCTCAGGGCCAATTGACAGTTCTTTCTCCAAGCTCCGGAATTTATCAATACTTCGTCTCAATAGTAACAATCTTTTGTCCCAAGTGCCTGATTTCTTTGCAAATTTTTCCTCTTTAACTGAGCTTAGTCTCAGTTCGTGTAGGCTCAAAGGTTTGTTTCCAAGAAGTATGTTTGAACTCTTGAACTTGAAGACACTTGATCTTTCATTTAATCCGATGCTAGCAGGATTTCTCCCAGAATTCTTATTAAATAGCTCTTTAGAGGCATTGACTATTTCTAATACGAACTTCTCTGGGAGTTTGCCAAATTCTTTAAGAAACTTGAAGTCTTTGACATCTTTGTATCTTGATGGTTGTAATTTCTCAGGGCCAATACCTTTGTCAATTTGGAATCTCAGTCAATTGACTGATTTAGACCTCTCCTATAATCACTTCTCTGGGGAATTACCACCAATGCCTGCTAGTTCAAAGATTTCAacccttcttctttcttataataatttcaCTGGATTGATCTCCAATACTTTTGACTCTGCACAGCAGCTTGTGTCACTTCATCTAGATGGCAACTCACTCACTGGATCTATCCCGGTGTCCTTGTTCACACTTCCAATATTGGAGGAGTTGATTCTATCTAATAACAACCTCTCTGGTCAACTGCAAGAGTTCACAAACGCCTCTTCTACATTACAATTTGTTGATCTAGGGGGCAATAATCTCCAAGGGAAGCTCCCAAAATCACTTGTCCATCTCTCTGCTCTCGTGTCACTTTATTTAAGTTCAAACAACTTTGATGACTCTGTACTAGAATTAGAGTTGTTTGGTCACCTTCCAAGTCTCGAATCTTTGGATCTTTCAGGCATTAACTTGTTGATCTCTAACCAAATTGCAGACTCTTCTCGTCTATTTCCATCTCTCAATGGGTTGAACTTGAAATCTTGCAACCTGACAGCCATCCCGTCTTTcttgaagcataaaaaaaatatgaactacCTATACCTTTCAAACAACAGAATTAATGGGAGTATACCCAAGTGGATATGGGGCATTGGGAGTTTCAGCTGGACTATGGATTTATCTTTCAACTCATTCACAGATATTGAGATGCCTTTCTTGATGCATTCAAGTAATGTTTATTCTCTAGACCTTTCAAGCAACAGAATTGGTGGCACCCTACCAAGTTGGATCTGGAGCTCTACTCTTTATTACCTGAATTTATCATGTAATTCATTGACAGGCGTTGAGAGGTCCTTTTCCATTCCTCCCACTAATGTTGTTTATATTGATCTCCACTCTAACTTGCTTCAAGGACCAATTCCACTCCCTCCACCAACCAGTGTCATTGTGGACTACTCAAACAACCTCTTCACTTCTTCCATCCCTTTTAACATATCATACTACCTGAACAAAACTAGATTCTTCTCATTGTCAAATAATAGTCTCACAGGAGAAGTCCCCTCATCAATTTGTAGTGCAACAAAACTCTATCTTTTTGAtatctctcacaacaatttgagTGGTTTGATACCAGCTTGCCTATTGGAAAGCCTTGTTGATTTGAGAGTGTTGAATGCTCGGGAGAACAGTTTTCAAGGAAACATACCTCAAAAGGTCAGCTCAAGATGTGCTCTACAAACAATCAATCTCCATGGAAACAAGTTGGAAGGGTTGGTACCTAGCTCATGGGCCAACTGTGCTGAGCTAGAAGTCCTAGACCTTGGTAGGAATAAGTTGGGAGACTCTTTCCCATATTGGTCGATGAATCTTCCTGCATTGAAAGTCCTGGTTCTCAAAGAAAACAGATTCTTTGGACATCTGACTGGAAtttgtgaaggcaatcacttcaTGATGCTTCAAATCTTTGACATCTCTTCAAACCGTTACACTGGTAGCTTCTCATCGGACTGCTTTAAGAGCATGAAGGCAATGATGGTGCATCAGGGACCGACGGAGACAATTGGATACACGAATGATAGTTTGGTGACATCAAGTTATCGAGACATCGTTACGGTCAATTTGAAAGGGCTTGAGATCGAACTAGTAAAGATCTTGACTACCTTCACTTCCATTGATTTGTCAAATAACCGATTTGTGGGAAATATTCCTCAAGTTCTTGGTGATCTTAAGTCCCTCCATGCTTTGAACATGTCACTCAATGCTTTCACTGGTGAAATTCCACAGGCGCTTGGAGATATGATTGAGCTGGAGGCATTAGACCTCTCGGGAAACCAATTATCAGGAGTGATTCCGAGTTCTCTGACCTCCCTGTATTTCTTGGCTTTCTTGAATCTGTCAAACAACAATTTGGTGGGCAGAATACCACAAAGCAACCAGTTCTCCACATTCTTGAATTCATCATTTGAAGGGAATCCAGGTCTGTGTGGGAACCCATTATCAAGGGATTGCATTAATTCAACTAGCGTGGAGCCATCATCAAATTCTACGAATGCACCCACAGAGTTTGATGTGGACAAGATTTGGTTCTGGATGTTCACAGGATTGGGTTATGGAGTTGGATTTGCATCGGTCATTATCTATCAATTGTTCTTTCCCAAGTGGAAAATGTGGTACAAGAGGAGGTTCATGAACAGATAA
- the LOC120254149 gene encoding receptor-like protein 7 → MMSSHHQSGSSIPFRFFFIILVLFSFSSFSSSANALLMTSHSQQCLDLLNLKKGFDLSNALTSLSDWLAGTDCCRWEGVSCDEASSLVVSLDLSERYIGGNIMPSLFNLTSLQTLNLSSNWFNQLSDVLLSDLEKLANLTHLNLSHSGLLGGQVPISISHLTKLISLDLSSYMDYRYALKLEKPDLGTLIKDLSNLKELYLDRVNISSSRTEWCQAVSYSVPGLQLLSLQGSLLSGPIDSSLSKLQNLSILHLDYNDLSSQVPDFFAKFSSLTVLSLNECGLQGVFPTGVFELLNLMTLDLSFNEMLEGVFPEFPLNSSLETLTISHTNFSGSLPNSLGNLESLISLDLRHCNFSGSIPWSIGNLSELVYLDLSHNHLSEHLPPMLAGSKISTIDLSSNYFVGQIPSTLGHAHHLISLHLEDNLLTGSIPMSLFTLPKLEKLYLVDNKLSGQLQEFTNASSTLQYVALWGNNLHGKLPKSLVNLFALISLDLSSNSFDGSMVGLELFGHLQNLTYLDLSGIDLSISDRIAGSSLLFPSLDTLILQSCNLTAIPSFLKHKENMKLLDLSNNRIHGIIPKWIWTSVSYRGSMNLSCNLFTDIERPLPDPLTMTSINSLDLHYNMLQGQIPLLQAQFLDYSNNYFTGSIPVNISAYLGDTSFFSLANNNLTGEIPTSICDTNLRVLDLSNNSLSGSIHKCLLESLSNLQVLNLRRNQFRGIIPRNINLSCSLVIINFYGNQLEGEIPKFLAKCEQLQFLDLGSNKLADSFPYWLGNLPALKVLVLRENRFYGYFKCPPGASVGNHTFEVLQILDISSNNFTGNLPLDCFTRMKAMMIHREGDGTIGFSYVDVNGRPCRRILFCYRGGAYNASPQPQYYNPASTYYEGPSYSSCKGV, encoded by the coding sequence ATGATGAGTTCACATCACCAGAGTGGCTCCTCCATTCCATTccgcttcttcttcatcatactAGTGCTATTCTCCTTTTCAAGCTTCTCCTCATCAGCTAATGCACTACTCATGACCTCCCATTCACAACAATGCCTGGATCTCCTCAACCTTAAAAAAGGTTTCGATTTATCTAATGCACTAACTTCACTCTCTGATTGGCTCGCTGGTACGGACTGCTGCAGGTGGGAAGGAGTTAGCTGCGATGAAGCATCCAGTCTTGTTGTCTCTCTTGACCTCAGCGAGAGGTATATCGGAGGCAACATCATGCCTTCCCTTTTCAACCTCACCTCCCTCCAAACACTCAATCTCTCCTCCAATTGGTTCAACCAGCTAAGTGATGTCCTGCTTTCTGATTTGGAAAAACTGGCTAATCTCACACATCTCAATCTTTCTCATTCCGGACTGCTGGGAGGCCAAGTCCCCATCAGCATCTCTCACCTCACAAAACTCATATCTTTGGACCTCTCTTCATATATGGATTACAGGTATGCTCTAAAGCTGGAGAAGCCTGATCTTGGTACCCTCATCAAAGACCTTTCTAATTTAAAAGAGCTCTATTTGGATAGAGTCAACATCTCTTCTAGCAGAACGGAGTGGTGTCAAGCCGTCTCTTACTCTGTTCCTGGACTTCAACTTCTCAGCTTACAAGGCTCTTTACTCTCAGGACCGATTGACAGCTCACTGTCCAAGCTTCAAAACTTATCAATACTTCATCTTGATTATAACGATCTTTCGTCCCAAGTGCCGGACTTCtttgcaaaattttcttctttgactGTGCTTAGTCTCAATGAGTGTGGACTTCAAGGGGTGTTTCCGACTGGTGTGTTTGAACTCTTGAACTTGATGACACTTGATCTTTCATTTAATGAGATGCTAGAAGGGGTTTTCCCAGAATTCCCATTAAATAGCTCTTTGGAGACATTGACTATTTCCCATACCAATTTCTCTGGGAGTTTGCCAAATTCTTTGGGAAACTTGGAATCCTTGATATCCTTGGATCTTCGTCATTGTAATTTCTCAGGGTCAATACCTTGGTCGATTGGGAATCTCAGTGAATTGGTTTATTTAGATCTCTCCCATAATCATCTCTCCGAGCACTTACCACCAATGCTTGCTGGTTCAAAAATTTCAACCATTGATCTTTCTTCTAATTACTTTGTTGGGCAGATCCCAAGCACTCTCGGTCATGCACATCACCTTATATCACTTCATCTTGAAGACAACTTATTGACTGGATCTATCCCCATGTCTTTGTTCACACTCCCAAAATTAGAGAAGTTGTATCTAGTTGACAACAAGCTCTCTGGTCAACTGCAAGAATTCACAAATGCATCTTCAACATTGCAATATGTTGCTCTGTGGGGCAATAATCTCCATGGGAAGCTCCCCAAATCACTTGTTAATCTCTTTGCTCTCATCTCACTTGATTTAAGTTCAAACAGCTTTGATGGTTCGATGGTGGGATTAGAGTTGTTTGGCCACCTTCAAAATCTCACATACTTGGATCTTTCAGGCATTGACTTGTCAATCTCTGACCGAATTGCTGGTTCTTCTCTTCTATTTCCATCTCTCGATACCTTGATATTGCAATCTTGCAATCTGACGGCTATCCCATCTTTCTTGAAGCATAAGGAGAATATGAAACTCCTAGACCTTTCAAACAATAGAATTCATGGGATTATACCCAAGTGGATATGGACCAGTGTAAGCTACCGCGGGTCTATGAATTTATCTTGCAACTTATTTACTGATATTGAGAGGCCTCTTCCTGATCCTCTAACGATGACGAGCATTAACAGCCTTGATCTACATTATAATATGCTTCAAGGACAAATTCCCCTTCTCCAGGCacaatttttggattattcaaACAACTATTTCACTGGTTCCATTCCGGTTAATATATCTGCTTACCTGGGTGacacttcttttttttctttggccAACAACAATCTCACTGGAGAAATCCCCACATCCATTTGTGATACAAATCTTAGAGTCCTTGATCTTTCAAACAATAGCTTGAGTGGTTCAATCCACAAATGTTTGTTAGAGAGCCTTTCTAATTTGCAGGTACTTAACCTTAGAAGGAATCAATTTCGAGGAATCATTCCTCGAAACATCAACTTAAGTTGCTCGTTGgtaataatcaatttttatgGAAACCAGTTGGAGGGAGAAATACCAAAATTTTTAGCCAAATGTGAACAGCTTCAGTTTCTAGATCTCGGAAGCAATAAATTAGCAGACTCTTTTCCATATTGGTTAGGAAACCTTCCCGCATTGAAAGTCCTTGTTCTCAGGGAAAATAGATTTTATGGATACTTCAAATGTCCTCCTGGAGCGTCTGTAGGCAATCACACTTTTGAAGTTCTACAAATCTTAGACATTTCGTCTAACAACTTCACTGGCAATCTACCATTGGATTGCTTCACAAGAATGAAGGCTATGATGATTCATCGAGAAGGGGATGGAACAATTGGATTCTCATATGTGGACGTCAATGGAAGGCCGTGTCGGCGAATCTTATTTTGTTATCGAGGCGGCGCTTATAATGCATCACCACAACCACAATATTATAATCCAGCATCAACATATTATGAGGGACCTAGTTACAGTAGTTGCAAAGGGGTATAA